A genomic segment from Triticum dicoccoides isolate Atlit2015 ecotype Zavitan chromosome 1A, WEW_v2.0, whole genome shotgun sequence encodes:
- the LOC119360940 gene encoding uncharacterized protein LOC119360940 isoform X1, which produces MSVVYMFQFKILKKQLNFPRESSTCKDSYTKGSLYTKTSRMIRAEDLDLIVRLDGSKYDKESTERGTCMNRTEELLYAIKAFAFCSNFRISAFTQASTSSMTCLCRLPLKRELLSSASFIMDLDQKKSKGSH; this is translated from the exons ATGTCGGTGGTTTACATGTTCCAATTCAAGATATTAAAGAAGCAGTTGAACTTCCCGAGGGAAAGCTCTACTTGCAAAG ATTCTTACACCAAAGGATCACTATATACCAAG ACTTCGAGGATGATAAGAGCGGAAGATTTGGATTTAATTGTTAGGCTCGATGGCTCAAAATATGACAAGGAATCAACTGAAAGAGGAACATGTATGAATCGTACGGAAGAACTACTATATGCTATTAAG GCTTTTGCTTTCTGTAGCAACTTCAGAATCTCTGCTTTTACCCAAGCATCGACAAGTAGTATGACATGTCTTTGTCGCCTCCCACTAAAAAGGGAACTATTGTCAAGTGCATCATTCATCATGGACTTGGATCAAAAGAAAAGTAAAG GGTCTCATTAA
- the LOC119360940 gene encoding uncharacterized protein LOC119360940 isoform X3 has protein sequence MSVVYMFQFKILKKQLNFPRESSTCKDSYTKGSLYTKTSRMIRAEDLDLIVRLDGSKYDKESTERGTCMNRTEELLYAIKRNGCI, from the exons ATGTCGGTGGTTTACATGTTCCAATTCAAGATATTAAAGAAGCAGTTGAACTTCCCGAGGGAAAGCTCTACTTGCAAAG ATTCTTACACCAAAGGATCACTATATACCAAG ACTTCGAGGATGATAAGAGCGGAAGATTTGGATTTAATTGTTAGGCTCGATGGCTCAAAATATGACAAGGAATCAACTGAAAGAGGAACATGTATGAATCGTACGGAAGAACTACTATATGCTATTAAG agaaatggatgtatctag
- the LOC119360940 gene encoding uncharacterized protein LOC119360940 isoform X2: MSVVYMFQFKILKKQLNFPRESSTCKDSYTKGSLYTKTSRMIRAEDLDLIVRLDGSKYDKESTERGTCMNRTEELLYAIKNNSVSKKHGDIIIIFRIHMYFITRYIRLA, from the exons ATGTCGGTGGTTTACATGTTCCAATTCAAGATATTAAAGAAGCAGTTGAACTTCCCGAGGGAAAGCTCTACTTGCAAAG ATTCTTACACCAAAGGATCACTATATACCAAG ACTTCGAGGATGATAAGAGCGGAAGATTTGGATTTAATTGTTAGGCTCGATGGCTCAAAATATGACAAGGAATCAACTGAAAGAGGAACATGTATGAATCGTACGGAAGAACTACTATATGCTATTAAG AATAATTCGGTGTCTAAGAAACATGGCGATATTATAATAATCTTTCGGATCCATATGTATTTCAttactagatacatccgtttggcaTAA